A single window of Crassostrea angulata isolate pt1a10 chromosome 8, ASM2561291v2, whole genome shotgun sequence DNA harbors:
- the LOC128161513 gene encoding uncharacterized protein LOC128161513 encodes MKNGDMKPITDDIACMDTTNFDNPSGVNNVKTKTGRIDGKRKLVLHFDIRNTVLVADSVTRVSMEQALNSFLTGVAWGKAQNSEWHWHSYTPSLTPPAPGTTTIYKFLEKLLVKTPADRTNLRIATGDFTHTAMGEGFLPVFQEHLHLLRWRQDPVEHLTMSGKNGKQYHYILPSVYRVIHQLYEDGRDFSVVFRTYGLDAKNVLTSLSHGLSGNHPDFPNPLDMKVNTTHGKVYRKPNEPIVFEIKDGKSKNGEEASVYSGDREIYSMLSQTEGICAFQDDFLCWQNNTYHHRTAKPLYIDPFDQTVHHIFFDDNIRTFEHDSIVDVRVFEAPDAKEARSISNQEAAMYETMNMIQADLLQAIKDPEYFVKAVRTCEEKYSKYLDEVSNGS; translated from the coding sequence ATGAAAAATGGAGATATGAAACCAATTACAGACGATATAGCGTGCATGGATACCACAAATTTTGACAACCCCTCCGGTGTTAACAATGTTAAAACCAAAACCGGGCGGATAGATGGAAAACGAAAATTGGTGCTTCATTTCGATATTCGGAATACGGTGCTTGTGGCAGATTCGGTAACTAGAGTTTCTATGGAACAGGCTTTGAACAGTTTTCTGACGGGGGTGGCATGGGGAAAAGCACAGAATTCTGAATGGCACTGGCATTCCTACACCCCGTCCCTCACCCCTCCCGCCCCGGGGACTACAACTATATACAAGTTCCTGGAAAAACTTCTCGTGAAAACTCCGGCAGACAGGACCAACTTACGGATAGCGACCGGTGATTTTACACACACAGCCATGGGAGAGGGATTTCTGCCTGTTTTTCAAGAACACTTGCACCTATTAAGATGGCGACAAGATCCTGTAGAACATCTAACCATGTCTGGCAAAAATGGAAAGCAATATCACTATATTCTGCCTTCTGTGTATAGGGTTATTCATCAGCTTTATGAGGATGGACGCGATTTCTCAGTGGTTTTCAGAACCTACGGTTTAGATGCCAAAAATGTACTTACTAGTCTTTCTCATGGATTATCCGGGAATCACCCGGACTTTCCGAACCCTTTGGACATGAAAGTCAACACAACTCATGGAAAAGTTTACCGAAAACCCAACGAGCCAATCGTATTCGAAATCAAAGATGGAAAGTCTAAGAATGGAGAAGAGGCTTCAGTTTACTCAGGGGATCGAGAGATATACTCCATGTTGAGCCAAACGGAGGGGATATGTGCTTTCCAGGACGATTTTCTGTGTTGGCAGAACAATACCTACCACCATCGGACTGCCAAACCCTTGTACATAGACCCGTTCGATCAAACCGTCCACCATATATTCTTTGACGACAATATACGAACATTTGAGCACGATAGCATCGTAGATGTGAGAGTGTTCGAAGCGCCAGACGCGAAGGAAGCGAGAAGTATATCAAACCAGGAGGCTGCAATGTACGAAACGATGAACATGATCCAGGCGGATTTATTACAAGCAATCAAGGACCCAGAATATTTCGTGAAGGCGGTGCGGACGTGTGAGGAAAAATACTCAAAATATTTGGACGAGGTTTCGAATGGTTCATAA